A stretch of the Leptospiraceae bacterium genome encodes the following:
- a CDS encoding aldose 1-epimerase has translation MEIVELQAGENKARIAVHIGNTLFFLGKKENILHFPIQVEDYALTKALYGNPFLYPFANRLQEDAFYFNKTKYTLDLQNLDLMRDANGLLLHGLLLKSPHWKTIEVTQEKDRSFHRAELDYGKHPELLRNFPFPHKIIMSHILYTDRLEIEVKIHNYGAETMPLSFGFHPYFSYQDIPRDEVKINIPARQYHSLSSKLLPEGSLFPIEKKWKSNIFFTLKGQMLDDVFTDLITEKPEFMMQAGDKEVKVAFGPKYRVAVVYAPLVKEKNFVCFEPMTAPTNGINLYHEGKIKDLMQVKPGHSWKESFWIYFK, from the coding sequence ATGGAAATTGTAGAATTACAGGCAGGAGAAAACAAAGCAAGGATAGCGGTTCATATTGGGAATACCCTCTTTTTTCTGGGAAAGAAAGAAAACATTCTTCATTTCCCTATACAGGTGGAAGATTATGCACTTACCAAAGCTTTATACGGAAATCCCTTCCTATATCCCTTTGCAAACCGCTTACAGGAAGATGCTTTCTATTTTAATAAAACAAAATATACTCTGGATTTACAAAACCTGGACCTTATGAGGGATGCAAATGGACTTCTATTACACGGACTGTTATTGAAAAGTCCTCACTGGAAGACAATTGAAGTAACACAGGAAAAAGATAGGTCTTTTCACAGGGCTGAACTGGACTATGGAAAACATCCTGAACTTTTAAGGAATTTTCCCTTCCCTCATAAAATCATTATGAGTCATATCTTATATACTGATAGACTTGAAATCGAAGTAAAAATCCATAACTACGGAGCTGAAACAATGCCGCTCTCATTTGGATTTCATCCATATTTTTCTTACCAGGATATACCGAGAGATGAGGTAAAAATCAATATTCCTGCAAGGCAATATCATTCACTTAGTTCCAAATTACTTCCGGAAGGTTCTCTTTTTCCTATTGAAAAAAAATGGAAATCCAACATTTTCTTTACCCTGAAAGGGCAAATGCTGGATGATGTATTTACCGATTTAATAACGGAAAAACCTGAATTTATGATGCAGGCCGGAGATAAAGAAGTAAAAGTAGCCTTCGGTCCAAAATACAGGGTGGCAGTGGTATACGCCCCCTTAGTAAAAGAAAAAAACTTTGTATGCTTTGAGCCTATGACGGCTCCGACAAACGGCATAAACCTGTATCATGAAGGAAAAATTAAAGACTTGATGCAGGTAAAACCCGGGCATTCCTGGAAGGAAAGCTTTTGGATTTATTTTAAGTAA
- a CDS encoding ChaN family lipoprotein, with protein MKLFILLFFFTFPVFSQSVSSFPAIFDGKSFRTLNTTDISKMLEKYDVLLIGEEHDDKEGHKEKLKLFQALAEDYKGKLSLSMEMFSADKQEVLDEYLSGTIREKDFLKTSEPWNNYTEAYRPLIEHAKEKGIEVIAANAPSRYVSLVGREGWRALAKLSSAKKLLPPVYTILAFPDRNYRKRFYSLMGNIHPNKMETQFFQAQRLWDASMSHHIYNHSMETGKKIVHINGRFHSDEFGGVYFRLKRMGLKVLSLSMFPLKTKTFQQKDYVNIADILYISGQK; from the coding sequence TTCACTTTCCCGGTTTTTTCACAAAGTGTATCTTCTTTTCCTGCTATATTCGATGGGAAAAGTTTTAGAACATTGAATACTACTGATATTTCTAAAATGCTTGAGAAATATGACGTTCTTCTTATAGGTGAAGAACATGATGACAAAGAAGGTCATAAAGAAAAATTAAAATTATTTCAAGCTTTAGCGGAAGACTATAAAGGTAAGCTAAGTCTTTCTATGGAAATGTTCTCAGCCGATAAGCAGGAAGTTCTGGATGAATACCTATCAGGAACGATTCGAGAAAAAGATTTTTTAAAAACTTCGGAACCCTGGAATAATTACACAGAAGCCTACCGACCCTTGATAGAACATGCAAAAGAAAAAGGAATCGAGGTGATAGCCGCTAACGCTCCTTCTCGTTACGTTTCTCTTGTCGGTCGGGAAGGATGGAGAGCTCTTGCGAAATTGTCATCGGCCAAAAAACTCTTACCACCGGTTTATACGATTCTTGCATTCCCGGATAGGAACTATAGAAAACGCTTTTATTCCTTGATGGGAAATATACATCCGAATAAAATGGAAACCCAATTTTTTCAGGCTCAAAGACTCTGGGATGCCAGTATGTCACACCATATTTACAATCATTCTATGGAAACCGGAAAGAAAATCGTACATATCAATGGTAGATTTCATAGCGATGAATTTGGGGGAGTTTATTTCCGACTAAAGAGGATGGGGCTAAAAGTTTTGAGTCTTTCCATGTTTCCGCTTAAAACAAAAACATTCCAGCAGAAGGACTATGTAAATATTGCAGATATTCTGTATATAAGCGGACAAAAGTAA